aactgaaaactgaaaatactgtagcaaataaGTAGAAAAACGCGTGTGATAAATTtggctgaaagtactgtagcgCTGCTGAAATTACTGTAGCatataaataccaaaattttactctaattttcttttccactCCTCACCGTACCTTAGCTAAGCCTTTGCTGCGGAGAGTTCCACGCCCATCCGAGATTGATGAAGGAAGACCTACATCGGTCCGACGCCGGCGAAGAGCCCAGGTGAGAAATCCATCTATCGGAAGACAACACCAGTCCGACGTCGACGTCTTCTCTTCCTTCCAGAAACCCATTTCACCCTTTTCCCTCCGTCCCTCGAGCTCCGACCCATGACACATCTCTTCCCATAAATATATGGGAATGTAAATTGTTCGATTAGCAAGATTTTTGGTTTTATCTGCAAATGGATGTCATATTACCCAGTACTGAAggtaattttttcccctttccaaTCGATTTTTAAAATTCCATAAATGTTGCccggtttttttctttttttaattttttttttcccagtgaTAATATCCATTGGTTTTGTCTTTTGCAGTGCCCATAATTTAATTGTTTCAGTTAACCATTGAAAGTGTTCAGAAGGCTGGCAATGGTTGCTCAGAAAATGTAATGTTTCTTTCAATCTCTCTGTTTTGTTtgacaatgtttttcttttaattttatttttgacataTACTGTGATCCCAAATATTCTCAACAAAGATGTTAGAATTGTGAATGCCCTCTCTTTATCTGATTTTCAATTGTGGTGTTCTTCATTCTGTGCTTCAAATGAAGAAGAGTTTTGCACTTTGATAAAAATGCACTTTCCAAGTAACAGGGCATTGCCCGACTTTTGTTGAGTGACTTTagcatttaaatattttaaagacaTTTATCATATGCAATttcatgaattattatttttaatattttctagatGATCTTTCTCCTTTGATTAGGGATTGTGGATTGCTAGAATAATTTGATTGAGCTGAGTCCTGACCCTATTGGTTTTTTAGAGCTAGAGGTTTTATACCTGAAATGTGTGGACTGGAGTGTGAAATCTGTGAAATCTGAGTCCTTTTCATTTCCTGAATGTAGTTGCAAAGGAAGGCAGATTCATTCATACTTTCATTATGGAAAAGTTTGCCATTATAAAATTCGTAACATAAGGTAATACTGGATTGATAGCATCCTATATTATTCTTAAATATCCTGCTTTTGAAGATGATACGATTTTATATGTGGATTACTGGATTGTTATTATGTGCTTTGCGTTAAAGTAATACTGGATTGTTGGTTATGAATTTTATTGAGATGAGCAAAGCTTGCAGTCAGTTACTTACTTAGCCCATGTGCATAAATTAGTTAAAGACGTGTTCAAATAAGTGCAGGAAATTGGTGCTTTGTCTTATGGTTTTCCTGATGGTTTTTCTTGGACATCAATGTGAATTTGCTcgatatattattatatattttgatagtttttgaTTACATTCAGCCCCCGAGAAAAAAAGACCACACTCACACCAAGCCAAGGTTTGATCAgagaaacacagagagagaaagagaacaggtttttcaaattcttcaaaGTCCAAGGTGAGTCCTCCTCTCTCCCCACTTTCCACctccaaaaaccctaattttcccAGCTCCAATAACTTCTTTTTTCAGATCTTCATCTacatatagaattttttatgtatCCATTTTTGTATATGTACTCACACACATGCATCAgttctttttgtttatcttgTATGCTATAGatgttgggttttgttggtgggttttgataattTGTTTAATTAGGCGGAAAAagattcaagaagaaatgggaaaTTCAGTAGCATTTGAAGATTACAAGTTTCTTTATCACCTCAATTACTGGTTTCTTATTTGTTCTATGGGTTAACTTGTTACAGTACTTCTCTGCAAAGCTAAAATGGTGAAAAGTTGAGAGCTTTGAAGTTTGATGAGTCGATGCATGAGAGTGATTAGCTTCTACCTAGCGATTGAAGAAGAGATCATCTTACTTTTCGAGATGATGTATATTTCCTATGTTTGGTAATTAATATGTTGAATTAATAAAAGGCAATAGTTGTGCTCTGTGCAGTTCTACTTTTTTGccttataataatatttttttgataatattgtgcagttctacttttttttgcCCTTTAATAATCTCTATTGACAATATTGTATTAATAAATGcgcataaaaattttcttctgtGGATCAAAAATGTCTGGGATATTGATGTGAAATGTGCTCCCATGCTTAAGCTATACAACAAGCTAAAACCTCTTAAAGGGACtttaaaggagaaaaataaaagaatttctttGATCATCTTTCTCAAAAGATGATGAATGCTAATATGTAATTCCAGTtagtttagatttttattttccaaaaaatcttGATGATTCAAGACTATTGGGGAGGGAAATGGATCGTTTGCACTTGTGTTTGTCCCTTGTCCAAGTTGAGAAAAGTTTCTATAAGCATGGTCGAATGTCTACTTGACAGTAATTAATGGCAACAATATtactaatctttaatttttgctAAGTATGATTGTAGAGTTCTATAAGCAGTTAATTCTGAGCATCAAACATCAAGCTTAATGAGGAGGGAATAATATCTGAGTTCACTCTTATATGTCACTGTAAATTCAGTAATATCATTTATAAGTGCATTACTACTATCTCAGCTTTGGTCATTATCTCCTTGTTTGGTTACTCAGAAAACTAAGGAAAAGTAAATGAAATGATAAAGTTagattctttttaaaaatttggggGTTAATTCTATAGAATTAGTGAAATGGTCAGCTCAGTATTTTAGACTCAGTTGGGTGGAGGGATGTTGCTATATTGGGTCTTGGGCAAGAATaaagatttggaatttggaatttCAATTCCTGTTATATTCTTACTTAccctaaaaaaatgttattttgctGGAAAAAAAGTGATCTTTGGGCTAAATAAGAGTGAagttttttattgattgaagtTTTCTGTTGTTATCTGCAGTGTCTTTGCTTCAGCCTTCTCCGGTTTTCGAAGAAAGTTGTTTGATTTGAATGTTGATGACAAATATTTGTGGGCACAAGCTTTGACCGGTTTGCAAACTAGCATTAATAGCGAAATTAGAAATTTATATTCAGCTGGAAGATTTACAGTTTTGAAAGAGCTCGAAGCAATTAATACAAGTGTAAAGAAATTGTATCCCATGATCCAAGATGGTGTGGACTTTCAGAGGGACTAGATCTTCGTACAAACCAATATGATGGCTTTTTTCATGTAGTTTTAATTGGGCGTGATGCTTTGCTCTATAATGTTAGAGAGAGTAGTAGTGTCTCTGACCCAAAGCTAGGTTGCAAAGTAGTAGAAAGAGTACAATCTTAGTTATTGGGGATAGCTAAAATTTGTTTAGGGCTTGATGTAGATTCTTTTGTATTTGATATTATTCTATTGATTCTTTTCTATTTGATATTATTCTGCCTGAATggcttttttttaaatcaagtttcCTGATTAATGTCATTTATTTGGaatattttacaatctatttgAACACgttgtgtatttgtttttgcctttatattatgcaaatttattttaaaactcaTTGGAATTCTGTTTTGAGTGTGAACTTCATCTTTTCACACTAACGTATCAGAAAGAGTACAATGCGAGCATTGTAGTACGAAAGTGATAATTGGTCTTATTTCTACTTGTGAAAAATACATAGTCGATGCCAACAACAAAACACTTTTTGTGTGAATTTGGATAAACTATCAAGTGTCCTAAAAGTTTCTAAGATACAGATTTAACACTTGATCCTTATGATTTATAACAAAACAAATCCACGAACTCAAAAAACCATCAATTATGATCCCCACAAAAGTCAATTATCGTCCGCACATATCGATCTTGTGATACGCATACGAACCTGTTTCATCTGAGGTTCGTCCAAGATTGAGATTGTTTCTACCATGGCATCGTAATGACCTGTCTCACTACCAAATGATGTGCCCTCTGTAGATCCTGAACATTCAGCATCATTGTTTATCTCATGTGTTCTAATGAAATTGTGAAGAACCATTGTAGCAACAATGACCAAGTTTTGAGTGTGCATCTTAAAAGGTGGCATATgtctcaaaattttccatttattctTCCAAACTCCAAAAGTTCGTTCTATGACCGAACGGAGTGATGAATGGAGATAATTAAACCTCTCCTCTGGACGATGCAGCACTTCAGAAGGCCGAAATTCTCCAATGTGGTACCTCTCCCCCTTATATGGTGCAAGGAACCCTTTCCTCATAGGGTATCCTGAATCAACCAAATAATACTTCCCTGCAAATGAAAACGTTTATTACATTAGTATTTTCACTACATTAATACATACTTTAATACTGTAATTAAACTGAATATTTACAAACCAGCTAGAGCTTTCGGAAAGTTGTAACTCTCATTATTGAGGCAGCTGTAAAAAATCCTCGTGTCATGCGCTGATCCTTCCCATCCAACACATGCGAATGTGAACTTCATGTCAAAGTCACATGCGCACATGCAATTTGTTGTGGTGATCCCCTTCCTGCCATAGTATGGGAGCTGGTCCTTAACATCAATGACCACGGGGACATGAACCCCATCAATTGCACCAATGCAACCCTAACCATTGGGACAAAAATACCATGTGAAATAAAATACGTGGTATGACCATAAAGATAATTTAACTTAAATCAAGTGAAGATACTAAATTCACAAAATACCTTAAAATGTGGCCAATATCGATCTGAATGTTGAATATGTTCTGGCACGTCCCGAAATGTACGATCAGCAGGTTGGATAATGTCCCGTGCCATAACGGTGGCTAATAATGTAACTACCGTGCCCATGTGTCGATGCACTGTCTCACCCGAGTGCTGAAATCTTTCCTGCACCATTCTGTTACCCTCACCATGACCAAGTATCATCAATGTCATTGCCAGAGACTCTTCCACGCAAACACCTCTGGTACCGTAATATCCATACTAGCGCAGTGTATTACACAATTGTCTAAACACATAGCTTGACATTCTAAAATTTCTTTGACATTTCTTCTCATGTCCAGTTAAAATATATTGTACACATTCTAAGCCAATTTGTATATTCGTATGCAATGGTACTTTGGTCATATAGGTATTCACGTAAGCTAGACATGCACACCCGGCTAGATATGCTGCGAGTACAATGTCGTCACTCAGATCGAAGTCTGCGTCGCTACATATGTTACCGACTTTAATTGCATGTACATTTATTCATGTGATACTATAATATGTAGCCTAAAAACAAGatgttaaattttattggaACTCAAACTGGTACTAGGCTCAAACTATGGTCGtaccaaaaaattaacaatccTAAGCATACGCTTTCATGATTTCATccaatatttctaaaaattatagattCACATCTACAAGGGAAAGTATAGAAACTCACTTGTGCTGGGAATCAGATGAGTCGTTTAGCAAATCCATCCTTTTTGTATACCTTGAGACTGCTTTATAGATATTGAACAATGATCCAAAAGATATCGAGCTTACAATTCAGAGCCTTGAAATACGGATGATATCTAATGCTAtacaaccaataaaaaataataatcagaAAATAGTCTAagcaataacaataaaacattCAAGGTagacatcaatatatatatatatatatatatttatatatatttactgtattaatattttatttgatcaaaGCACATCCATGACCATGTGATATATCAGCCGaacattgtccttttttttcttttctttttttggaattatGAGTCAAGTAAATGTGACTTTTTTACAAGTGGAGAATGGGTCATTATTCAATCAAATGATCCAAGTGATATAGCTAAAAGGGAGCAAGGAAGATTCCATCAGTGATGACATTGATGATGAAGGACCATGCTCCCATAAGTAGaagtttctaaaaatgaaatggttaaaatttggccaaccaaacaaaaccacctCAAGCTGAATGTTGCAACTAATATAACTTTCTGTAGAAAACATGGTCATTGAGAAAACAAAGGATGTCAAAAACAAACTTACTTTAAAATACACCTCAATAGAAAGGTTGTCAAAACACTAATTACATAAAAAGGTATGAAATTGGGCTAACTCATATGACTAGCCATTGGAGTTATGGGGACATTTCAAAAGTTACAAACTCTAACAATGAGCATGCTCTTCTggacaaaattttaagatgactaccattaaaccaaaaaacaaattgtgGCATAATAACTCCTAACTTCTACTGTTTCAATCCCACTATGGTTAACCTAGCACCAGCACCACTTCATGCCACATCTAAGCAGTAAACTACTCATGCCACCACAAGCATCTGCCTTCAATCTTAAAAATATTACTTACCCAAAAACTACTCATGCCACAAGGCCATATCCAAACAAAGCTAGGCTCTTCCTCTCCTCTCCCAACAGCTTACTAGAAAACCACCATTTCAAACCATAGGTAGCTCCCAATGCCTAGTATGCCCACTCTTATCAATTGAAGGGGGTCCCCTAATCCACCTCATGTACAGAGGCTGTGTACACAAAGTACCCTACTCTTGTAACTTTGGCCAATTGCTCCAATATCTAGGGAAGGCTATagaactttttcctttttcaaaggaaaataaaaataaatattgagaGAAAGATACAAGGGATCGGGTAGAGATCTCCAAAAGAGAAAAGGTAGATAAAAGACaacccaaaaaagagaaaaacacaatgaacaaacaaacaactagatgaccaaaatcaaaactaagaATATATCAAAAAAGGGGAAAACTTAGGCAAGCCTTATtcctaaaaatttataaaaatgagAAGTTGATTGAGCACCTATAATAGCCAAATAATCAGCCTACTCAATAACTGATAGGGGAATCCACCCCAACGACCTATAGAGCTAGAATCATGTGAGTaaacctccaccaccaccctACTGTGGTTCTGCTTATTAACCCACACAGTGACATCATTGCCATATAGGTTGGTACCATTTTATTCATCAAGCACAAAACAAGCCTTGTTATACTGCAATACAGAAccagcaataaaaaaaatatgcaggCAGCAATACAAAACCAGCAATACAGAACCAGCAATGCAGGCAGCAATATGCAGGCATCTCAAAAATTATGCAGACCAACAGATTATGCAGACCAACAAATTATGCAGAACCAGCAATATGCAGGCAGCAATATGCAGGCATCTCAAATTCAACAATGTGCTTGAAGTTAAGCTCTCTCTTATAACCCAACTAAAATTACAACATATATACACATtcatataaaatcaaaaaaataaatctggaAACAAAAGCAGATCATACTATAGAATATTCCAATGTAGATCAAAATACATGAAGTGTAGGTAGAGCCAAAAGATAGTATTATAATCCTTTTGAGTTCAAAACAAAATGGCTCATTTTCTCCATTAATTCCTAACTTGCGTCTAGCAAACTCAACCATCCATCACAAACTCCAGTTACCAGCAAGAGAAGGGCTgaattctaaaatattaaatgcaaaattcaGATAAAAGAAGCATTggataaacatatataaatatagctCAAACACATAGGAATGATGAGCATTGTCTTACATACACACTCATAACAAGCATTAGTTCCTACATtccataaaagaaagaaatataatagTGCAATAGGTACAACACTGAAAGTTTGATTACTACACCAAGCCTACACAACCCTATCGAGACAATCTATTGTTCCTTCACGAAAAATGATAATCAGGGTGCCTTTGGTACTCTTTTTCTAACCACTTTAGCTGGATATCCTTGTTATCGGAAAGTGCTGCAAACATGTGTCTACCTGGCTCTTTTTCCATGAAGTAGGTAGTGCTGAACAAATGAAGGTAATGACCCGAGTACACCCCGGGAAGACTCAACACCATGTCCAGAATTTCTTTAACCTGAGCCGTTGCTGTGGGAGCAGATGGTGTACGGGCACTTAGACTAGATCTTTCAACAATAACATTTGAGATACTCTTCAAAGAGTCCGACATCTCTTGCACGGTTGaacgcttttttttttggtttcttggaaATTGGCTTGAAGATGTGGACACTGGTTGCTAGGCCTTTCCCCTTATTCACTGCTGGTCCTACCCTCGACGATGATGGACCTTCAACCTCCATTGCGTCAACATTCACAACGGGTTCACATTGGGGGTCAACAAATTCTATACTATTATCGGAGTCCCCAGACCCTTCGGTGGTTTCCGTTGGTATTGGACCACTCGTGCAGAATGCATTTTTCCCCGTTGCAGCCGTGCCTCCAAACATGATGTTAAGAAGCTCACGATTAGGCAAACCATTCGTTTTCAAGGTTTTTGCATTGGGACATGCCTACATGTGGACAACCAGTAGTTAGAACACAAGAATATAGTTTTAGACactaaattttttcacaattatgtATTGATCAAAACTAACCGCAATCTTTCGATTCCACCACTCATCAGGTGCGTCAAACATCCCAGTTCCAGGATCATAACCCAACCCAGTCTCATTCTCCAAACACTTGTTATAAATCTTCCACCTTTTTCTCAAATGATCCCATTTGTTTTTAATCTGCAGCCAAGTCACTACTTTTTCAATCTCACCCAACTGCCGAATCACTTCACTAATCCCAATTTTGGACAAAAATCCAGTAGGCTTCCTTTGGCCCGCCATGACTTGAACAGCACAAAACCGACAAAAAGCCTCTAGTTCCTTAGGGTCTTTCCAATCAGCTCTTTCATCATTACTACCACCCTCCATTGATTTCTTCTGCTTAACCATTTTTCCTACAACTCCCTTCTATACTCATTAAGGCATTTAAACAAACAGTTTGGGTGCATTTTAGAATCAGTTAGGCAAAGTAACAGAAATGGTGTATCCAAATGCAAAGTAAACTCATATGAAAAATGCAAAGTAAACAATGGTATATCCAAATACAACAGAGGCACTAAGAGAAATAATGGTATTAGACAAAGGATCAATAAACCCACACTAGTGTCATGGAAAACACAacaaaagatcaacaaaaaaaatcttattccACCCTTATATGATTAGTAGGGAAAAAGTCTACAAACTGTTATTAAAGaagaattttacaaattttgaactttgatttgactaaaattaagaaaatcaaatatatatttcgTAATTATGATGCAATAATATGATAGAACCACACAGAGCAGTTGAATACAAAAACCACACACAAACGgttaaacccaaaaaaccacAAATTGATGAAGCTTCATACAACTACCTTCTATACTCATTGAGGCATTTAAACAAACAGTTTGGGTGCATTCAGTTAGGCAAAGTAATAGAAATGGTGTATCCAAATGCAAAGTAAACTCATCTGAAAAATGCAAAGTAAACAATGGTATATCCAACAGAGGCACTAAGTGAGCGTTTTGGTATTAGACAAAGGATCAATAAACCCACACTAGTGTCATGGAAAACACAACAGAGAACACACAGAAGTTGAATACAAAAACCACACACAAACggttaaacccaaaaaaacacaaattgatGAAGCTTCATGGAAAACAACTTACCCGTGAATGCAGAGATGGGGAGTGGCGGTGACGATGACCCAAGCGGAGAGAAGGTGAGCTCGAGCGTTTGTTGAATAGAGGGgatcttttcttttggttctgCCTACTGGGTTTGCAGTAATCAATTGTTGTGCTCTGTTTTGATATCTTGCTGGTTGGTGGGTAGGTGAACGACATTGAAGACGAATTGGACGGAGCATTGAAGGGGATTGAAAGCATTCTGCCACTGGTGGTTGAGAGAAAAAGCAGAAGCTGTGAGAATGGAAATAGCCGTTACAAAGGACTGCGTACCATTGATGCTTTGTTTTGACAGCTTCTGCTTGTGCACCATTTTCCTCAGCATTTTGAGACATGAACAGTACGCGCAAGAGGCAATGGGTTGATTGTTTCAACTCTTGCATTGAAACGGTGCGTAGAGCTTTTTAAATGAAACGGTGCGTAGAGCTGAATGACCGTTGGTGATGTTCTGTTCCAGTGTTATAGGATAAGTGAAACGATGCGTGTAGGAGGATAAGTGAAACGGTGCGTGTAGGAGGAAACTTGCGTTTCTCAGCAGCAGCAGACTTGCGTTTTTCTTCAGCTCGCGTGCGCGTGGGTCCCAGCAGAGCAAAACGTAAACGCAGATAAACGCCAGTTTCCTTGCAATCCAAACGCTCACATAATTAAATTtaggttaaaatgcaaaattgaccATTTAAGTTTCACATTATgtcattttagttctctatgtttcaattttgtaattttagcctctaaatttcaaatattgTCAGTGTAGTCCTACGTTAGGCTTTTGTTAACTGTTACCGTCTATTAACCAAAACTAGTCTGTTTTagattcttttattttcttaactaaataaaataaaaataaaacaaacacactGAGGGGAACAACGTCGTTCCCCTAAGaactgaaaaacaaaacaaaaaaaccccaCCCCCACCCACCGATACGATACCCTAGCCTCaccaatctctcactctctcttttcccctctttctttctccctcAGCCCTTTTTCAACAAGTCCCAGAAATTCCACTCTGTTAGGTTCACCGGTCAAACTCACTACATGTACCGACAATCGAGAGTTGCCGGTAGCAGAAGTGCGATCAAAGAAGCACAAGCACAAGGTGATAATTGGGCTGGCGAAGATTCAACCAGAGATGGAGTTGAGTGAGAGATAGGATCGGCGAAGCCCAATACCGATGTTTCCGTTTGTTAGTGAGGGAGGGGAACCGGTGATTGCCAGTGGTGATGGTGGTAGGAGGGAATGGGTCTATGAAGAGTCATTGGGCATTGATTGCTTCGACCATTGAGGTGGTAGGGCCCACTTTGTTAGCATGTTGGCTCAAGTCTCAACCATCTTCTGCTTGCTTTCCACTTTTGTGACCATTTCCACTCattgcaaatttattttgtttgatttctcCCTCAGTCAGTCCCTCAGccccttaatttttttctcaaaaattggTGAGAATAGGGTATCGTATCGGTGGGTGGGAGtggggtttttttgttttgtttttcagttgGCAGGAGAACGACGTTGTTCcccttagggttttttttttttttttgtaaataatgtttttcattttttttattaagaaataaaaataaaataaaataaaaagagctCAAAACGGCGTTATTTTGGTTAGTAGATGGCAACAGTTAACAGAAGCTTAATGGAGAAATGCATTGACAATATTTGAAACtaagaggactgaaatgacaaaactgaaatttagaggactgaaataacAAAATGTGAAACTTAGATGAttagttttgcattttggcattaaatttaatattgtaCAACATCCAAAAAAAACCTGTACCTAAAGTGTctactttgaaaaatattctaaatggCTAAGACagtaagagcactagcattagCTATGCCATCACAAATTCCATTTTCCCACACCAAAAcctaatttatcaattttaacacatcatttgACAATACACCctatatcaaatgttctattttaatattacaacgcattaaaataatataagcaatcaataaaaaatcatttaatttctaTAATCCCAAAACCTCTCTTCTCTCTACTTTGAACTCATTCACCACAACCTCCGCAACCACAACCCAATTCCATAATGACAACCACCCATAACCACTAGCCACCATGAtgcaaaaatactaaaaacaacCCAAATGCAAAACACtaccaaaatcaacccaa
This genomic stretch from Quercus robur chromosome 4, dhQueRobu3.1, whole genome shotgun sequence harbors:
- the LOC126721280 gene encoding uncharacterized protein LOC126721280; the encoded protein is MLSIPFNAPSNSSSMSFTYPPTSKISKQSTTIDYCKPSRQNQKKRSPLFNKRSSSPSLRLGHRHRHSPSLHSRERFQHSGETVHRHMGTVVTLLATVMARDIIQPADRTFRDVPEHIQHSDRYWPHFKGCIGAIDGVHVPVVIDVKDQLPYYGRKGITTTNCMCACDFDMKFTFACVGWEGSAHDTRIFYSCLNNESYNFPKALAGKYYLVDSGYPMRKGFLAPYKGERYHIGEFRPSEVLHRPEERFNYLHSSLRSVIERTFGVWKNKWKILRHMPPFKMHTQNLVIVATMVLHNFIRTHEINNDAECSGSTEGTSFGSETGHYDAMVETISILDEPQMKQVRMRITRSICADDN